In Onychostoma macrolepis isolate SWU-2019 chromosome 04, ASM1243209v1, whole genome shotgun sequence, one DNA window encodes the following:
- the socs2 gene encoding suppressor of cytokine signaling 2 — protein sequence MTCHSSDSTESIENERRSQAETQVAESEQSRIATAMRDLKNTGWYWGSLTANEAKEILQDTSEGTFLVRDSSQRDYLFTISAMTSAGPTNLRIEYKDGKFKLDSVVLVKPKLKQFDSVVHLVEHYVQLSRTSCKGRTTPLAPSNGTVQLLLTTPVYTATPSLQHLCRIAINKTTRRVQELPLPNRLKDYLTDYTYNV from the exons ATGACCTGTCACTCATCCGACTCCACGGAAAGCATCGAGAATGAAAGGAGATCGCAAGCAGAAACCCAAGTCGCGGAGTCCGAACAGAGTCGCATTGCCACTGCCATGAGAGACCTTAAAAACACTG GCTGGTATTGGGGCAGCCTGACAGCCAATGAAGCCAAGGAGATCCTGCAGGACACGTCGGAGGGGACGTTTCTGGTCCGAGACAGCTCTCAGAGGGACTACCTCTTCACCATCTCCGCCATGACATCTGCGGGACCCACCAACCTACGAATCGAATACAAGGACGGCAAGTTCAAGCTGGACTCTGTGGTGCTGGTCAAACCCAAACTCAAGCAGTTCGACAGCGTCGTCCATCTCGTGGAGCACTATGTGCAGCTGTCCCGGACGTCTTGTAAGGGCAGGACTACGCCTCTCGCCCCATCCAACGGCACCGTGCAGCTGCTGCTCACGACTCCGGTGTACACAGCCACACCGTCTCTGCAGCATTTGTGTCGTATTGCCATCAACAAAACCACACGGCGGGTACAAGAACTGCCTTTGCCGAACCGGCTGAAGGATTACCTGACAGACTACACTTATAATGTATAG
- the ncaph2 gene encoding condensin-2 complex subunit H2: protein MVMDSAETRYAHLLQPLRDLTKNWDIDLASQLGEYLEELDQMTISFDGGKTMMNFAEAALLIQGSTCIYGRKVELLHALVFQTLDYISNKNKKRDKQGSSSDGNQENGPSGNEGDDCEFDEIEQDENINTQNITMKDPTEPVRIIRLPPESLIPVESLEKQKYPLLSLKGELLGSCKDFRMNHFTMDESGLMRLGSSHTHFLKEVEIQHNFSVHEPVPLDNEGVAEVNGGYDEEDGGAEVLPPLEDHGMEVESEEWVERQQAPSEGRMLRPRPAVQPIPEEPKQLKEIVDPWKWHDSYAAFGEDKPLKTGKCYKVPAGLDESGKRKRKGPSKLQDFGSWYSKAFETADRKLKNGPTYPDLNYIFVSKMGQRLKAQKQILRKRGVFVSDEELKKTYLEPENIEDQVEVVRHPDEEGEDFSDEEHDHLVDDLEPAEHLGEQEQIFHDLHMSRMSYEDLVKKSVDLFLVNSQKYAQETALSRRVKEWEDGINPHLAAQETRQAFDIHEYGDRIVQSLCSVGVKKSFAFVVKGKENTEACRYMLAALQLANDYTVEIDKRDGLEESVDTMELTLLTTQRAHERLKTYNAPSATDVP, encoded by the exons ATGGTCATGGATTCTGCAGAGACGAGATATGCCCATCTGCTGCAGCCCCTGCGAGATCTCACCAAGAACTGGGACATTGACCTGGCCAGCCAGCTTGGGGAGTATCTTGAGGAG CTGGACCAGATGACCATTTCATTTGATGGTGGGAAAACCATGATGAACTTTGCAGAAGCTGCACTTTTAATTCAAGGATCAACATGCATCTATGGCAGAAAG GTAGAACTCCTTCACGCTCTGGTGTTTCAAACATTAGATTACATCTCtaacaaaaacaagaa ACGTGACAAACAAGGTTCTTCGTCAGACGGTAACCAAGAAAACGGCCCTTCAGGCAATGAAGGAGATGATTGTGAG TTTGATGAGATTGAGCAGGATGAGAACATCAACACTCAGAATATAACAATGAAAGATCCAACAGAG CCAGTGAGGATTATCCGTCTCCCTCCTGAATCTCTCATTCCTGTAGAATCACTTGAGAAACAGAAATACCCCCTTCTCAG CCTCAAAGGGGAGCTTCTTGGCAGCTGTAAGGATTTTCGAATGAATCATTTCACCATGGACGAATCAGGATTGATGCGTCTGGGCTCTTCCCACACTCACTTCCTCAAGGAGGTTGAAATCCAGCACAACTTCTCTGTACATGAACCTGTGCCTTTAGATAACG AAGGTGTAGCTGAGGTTAATGGTGGTTACGATGAAGAAGATGGTGGCGCAGAGGTTCTTCCTCCACTGGAAGATCATGGGATGGAGGTGGAGTCTGAAGAATGGGTGGAAAGACAACAG GCCCCTAGTGAGGGGAGGATGTTAAGACCGAGACCTGCAGTACAGCCAATTCCAGAGGAACCCAAGCAGCTCAAG GAAATTGTGGACCCTTGGAAATGGCATGATTCATATGCTGCATTTGGGGAggacaaacctctcaaaacag GGAAGTGTTATAAAGTGCCCGCTGGTCTTGATGAGTCtggaaagaggaagaggaagggtCCTTCAAAACTTCAGGACTTTGGGAGCTGGTACTCTAAAGCCT ttgAGACTGCAGATCGCAAGCTTAAGAATGGACCTACTTATCCTG acCTTAATTACATCTTTGTGAGTAAAATGGGTCAGCGTCTGAAAGCACAGAAGCAGATTCTCAGGAAAAGG GGTGTTTTTGTCTCCGATGAGGAGTTAAAGAAAACTTACTTGGAACCGGAGAATATTGAGGACCAGGTCGAGGTTGTCCGGCATCCAGACGAAGAGG GTGAGGACTTTTCAGATGAGGAACATGACCACTTGGTTGATGATCTTGAACCTGCAGAGCACCTTGGTGAACAGGAGCAAATTTTCCATGACTTGCATATGAGCCGGATGAGTTATGAAGATCTGGTCAAGAAGAGTGTG GACCTGTTTCTGGTGAACTCTCAGAAGTATGCGCAGGAGACTGCGTTGTCTCGAAGAGTCAAAGAGTGGGAGGATGGAATCAACCCTCATCTTGCTGCTCAG GAGACCCGTCAAGCTTTTGACATCCATGAATATGGAGACAGAATTGTCCAATCACTCTGTAGCGTGGGTGTGAAAAAATCATTTGCCTTTGTCGTCAAAGGCAAGGAGAACACAGAAGCCTGCAGATACATGCTGGCTGCGCTACAGCTG GCTAATGATTACACAGTGGAGATTGACAAGCGAGATGGGCTTGAAGAGAGTGTAGATACTATGGAGCTCACATTACTGACTACACAGAGGGCTCATGAACGTCTCAAAACCTACAACGCACCCTCTGCTACAGATGTTccttga